The following DNA comes from Pedosphaera parvula Ellin514.
GAGATTGGAGTTTTAATATGATTGCAGCGTACGTTTCATATTTGGAAGGTGAGAAGCATGCTCATTTAGCTCTGTCGCATATTTCGGGTGAAGGCGTGATGATGGTGGTGATGGTGTGTGCGGCGATTTTGCTTTGGTCTTTTAGAAAGGGAAAGTGAAAAGGGGGGTGTTATGGGCCGCGTGCGCGGATGGGCTCGATGGGAGGAACGGAGTCACCGACGGGGTTTGAATTCGGGCGAAGCCTCATTCCACCATTAATTGATTGCTGGCGCGAAGGATTGCAGTCGTCGGTCGCGTACGCGAATGGTGACGTGTTATGGGAGGGCGAGGAGATTGGTGCTCAGACCGGTGGCGGTGATGGCTTTTGGGAGTTGTTTGGTTTTGAGTTCGAGGACGCTGGCGTCGGCGAGGGCGAGGTTGCCGCGGCTGTCATGGATTTCGGTGGTCCAGGAGACGGGTTGGTTGGCGGTAATCTGAAGGATGCCGTTTTTGGGCGGGGTGCCGGTGGAGAGGTTGCGGTCGCCAGCGAGGAAGGAGGCGGGATTTTTTCGCGAGGCGTTCAGGCCGAGGAAATAGCTGATGTGACTGTTGTTAAAACCGGTAGCGAAGTTGGTGGCGTATTTGCGGGTTGTGTCGGCCGGGCAGGCGAGGATGCTGGCCATGTGGAGTTCGTTGGAGATGATTTGGAAATAAGCGAAGGAGTTGGTGATGATGGCAAATTCGGTCTCGGTTTCGCCCGGTTCATTGGTAAAACATTGCATGGGGTAGAGTCCATTGTGGTCTTCGGACCAGAGATTGAAAGCGAGGCCGACTTGTTTGAGGCGGTGGATGCAATTGG
Coding sequences within:
- a CDS encoding type II secretion system protein, whose protein sequence is NCIHRLKQVGLAFNLWSEDHNGLYPMQCFTNEPGETETEFAIITNSFAYFQIISNELHMASILACPADTTRKYATNFATGFNNSHISYFLGLNASRKNPASFLAGDRNLSTGTPPKNGILQITANQPVSWTTEIHDSRGNLALADASVLELKTKQLPKAITATGLSTNLLALP